The Hymenobacter baengnokdamensis genome includes a region encoding these proteins:
- the mfd gene encoding transcription-repair coupling factor produces the protein MQVADFLRLYRLDAELQTLSARLHGAAKPADPTRPADDAARGGELRVQLRGLVGSQDAVVAAASAHYAHPNIFILHDKDEATLFMADLRHLLPDGPEALLFPSSYKRPYEFDETENANVLMRAEVLNQLNASRQASVATLGTAPLIVTYPEALSEKVINRQSLVQNTFSAKVGDKLDVNFLGELLGQYDFEKSDFVYEAGQYAVRGGIVDVFSYANELPYRLELFGDEIESIRTFNPETQLSVEPRTSVSIIPNVQTKLLQERRESFLEFLPRTSCLWVKDLRQTLDVVTELFDKAESNFKKVLDEAGGMQIVSKPADLFENGKSLKKCLDEFAIVEFGKRFYFKNSQEFQFTAKPQPSFHKDFDRLLKNIRENKVRDFTTIIAADSVRQADRLRTIFDELDPNVQFQHLLIALREGYIDEQLGLAVYTDHQLFERYYRAQETRKFSKKKALTLRELKTLQPGDYVTHQDYGIARFAGLTQVEINGHVQEAIRLVYRDDDVLTVSIHALHKIAKYSGAEGSPPTMSKLGSPEWENKKKSVKKKVKDIAADLIRLYAKRKSAPGFAFSKDGFMQAELESSFIYEDTPDQAKATEDVKNDMQQPHPMDRLVCGDVGFGKTEVAIRAAFKAAADGKQVAVLVPTTILAMQHYKTFRDRLANLPVTVEYINRFKSPKQVKETMERVAAGRTDILIGTHALTNKKLQFKDLGLLIIDEEQKFGVKTKDKLKEIKVNVDTLTLSATPIPRTLHFSLMGARDLSVIATPPPNRQPVQTELHVFDETIVRDAIARELKRGGQAFFVHNRVSDIEEMAAMILRLVPNARVTFAHGQMDGDQLEKRMMKFVEGEYDVLVSTNIIESGLDIPNANTIIINRAHLTGLSDLHQMRGRVGRSNRKAYCYLLTPPVANLPADARKRLHTLEEFSDLGAGFNVAMRDLDIRGAGNLLGGEQSGFINDLGYEAYHQVLDEAVQELKETEFKDLFLGEGSTSQQRLQVAAGALNGAGGPRDTQIETDLPVLIPDTYVNNVSERLQLYAKLDRAQKPEELAKLVSSMTDRFGPLPEQVQQLVDIVKLRWQAGKLGFEKLTLKRETLRAYLPAGPGHEAYFQGEGFGRLLNFVQTHPRTARMKDQKDKLQLTIDGIRNVGMAHQLLVELGADEAVLA, from the coding sequence GTGCAAGTAGCTGATTTTCTTCGCCTTTATCGCCTCGATGCCGAGCTGCAAACCCTGAGTGCCCGCCTGCACGGCGCGGCCAAGCCTGCCGACCCCACGCGCCCGGCCGATGATGCGGCGCGGGGCGGGGAGCTGCGGGTGCAGCTGCGTGGCCTGGTAGGCTCGCAGGATGCCGTTGTAGCGGCAGCCAGCGCGCATTATGCGCACCCCAATATATTCATTTTGCACGATAAAGACGAGGCGACGCTCTTCATGGCCGACCTGCGCCACCTGCTGCCCGACGGGCCGGAGGCGCTGCTTTTCCCCAGCTCGTATAAACGGCCGTACGAGTTTGACGAGACGGAAAACGCCAACGTGCTGATGCGCGCCGAGGTGCTTAACCAGCTCAATGCCAGCCGGCAGGCCAGCGTAGCAACCCTGGGTACGGCTCCGCTCATCGTCACTTACCCCGAGGCGCTGAGCGAGAAGGTGATTAACCGCCAAAGCCTGGTGCAGAACACATTTTCGGCTAAAGTGGGCGACAAGCTGGACGTAAATTTCCTGGGCGAGCTGCTGGGGCAGTACGACTTCGAGAAGAGCGATTTTGTGTACGAGGCCGGGCAATATGCGGTGCGCGGCGGTATCGTGGACGTGTTTAGCTACGCCAATGAGCTGCCGTATCGCCTGGAATTGTTTGGCGATGAGATTGAGAGCATTCGCACGTTCAACCCGGAAACGCAGCTTTCGGTAGAGCCGCGCACCAGCGTCAGCATTATCCCCAATGTGCAAACCAAGCTGCTGCAGGAGCGGCGCGAGTCGTTTCTGGAGTTTTTGCCGCGCACCAGCTGCCTGTGGGTGAAGGACCTGCGCCAGACGCTGGACGTGGTAACGGAGCTGTTTGACAAGGCCGAAAGCAACTTCAAAAAAGTGCTGGACGAGGCCGGCGGTATGCAGATTGTATCCAAGCCCGCCGACTTGTTTGAGAACGGCAAGAGCCTGAAAAAATGCCTCGATGAGTTTGCCATTGTGGAGTTCGGCAAGCGGTTTTATTTCAAAAACAGCCAGGAATTTCAGTTTACGGCCAAGCCGCAGCCGAGCTTTCACAAGGATTTTGACCGCCTGCTGAAGAACATTCGGGAGAATAAGGTGCGGGACTTTACCACCATCATCGCGGCCGACTCGGTGCGGCAGGCCGACCGGCTCCGCACTATTTTCGACGAGCTGGACCCCAACGTGCAGTTTCAGCACCTGCTCATTGCCCTGCGCGAAGGCTATATTGACGAACAACTCGGGCTGGCTGTATATACCGACCATCAGTTATTTGAGCGCTATTACCGGGCGCAGGAGACGCGCAAGTTTTCGAAGAAGAAAGCCCTGACGCTGCGCGAGCTAAAGACCTTGCAGCCCGGCGACTACGTGACGCACCAGGACTACGGCATTGCCCGTTTTGCGGGGCTGACGCAGGTCGAGATAAACGGGCACGTGCAGGAGGCTATCCGGCTGGTGTACCGCGACGACGACGTGCTGACGGTGAGCATTCACGCCCTGCACAAGATTGCGAAGTACAGCGGCGCGGAGGGCTCGCCGCCCACCATGAGCAAGCTTGGCTCGCCGGAGTGGGAGAATAAGAAAAAGTCAGTCAAGAAGAAAGTAAAGGATATCGCGGCCGACCTTATCCGGCTGTATGCTAAGCGCAAGAGTGCGCCGGGCTTTGCCTTTTCCAAGGATGGCTTTATGCAGGCCGAGCTGGAATCGTCGTTTATCTACGAAGACACGCCCGACCAGGCCAAGGCTACGGAAGACGTGAAAAACGACATGCAGCAGCCCCACCCCATGGACCGGCTCGTGTGCGGCGACGTGGGCTTTGGCAAGACGGAAGTGGCCATTCGGGCGGCCTTCAAGGCGGCCGCCGATGGCAAGCAGGTGGCGGTGCTGGTGCCGACAACCATCCTGGCCATGCAGCACTACAAAACCTTTCGGGACCGGCTGGCCAACCTGCCGGTGACGGTGGAATATATCAACCGGTTTAAGTCGCCGAAGCAGGTGAAGGAAACGATGGAGCGCGTGGCGGCCGGCCGCACCGATATTCTCATCGGCACGCACGCGCTGACCAACAAGAAGCTTCAATTCAAGGATTTAGGCCTGCTTATCATTGACGAAGAGCAAAAATTCGGCGTTAAAACCAAGGACAAGCTCAAGGAGATAAAGGTTAACGTGGATACGCTTACGCTGTCGGCCACCCCGATACCGCGCACCCTGCACTTTTCGCTGATGGGCGCCCGCGATTTGAGCGTGATTGCCACGCCGCCGCCCAACCGCCAGCCGGTACAGACCGAGCTGCACGTATTTGACGAAACCATCGTGCGCGACGCCATTGCGCGGGAGCTGAAGCGCGGCGGGCAGGCGTTTTTTGTGCACAACCGCGTGAGCGATATTGAGGAGATGGCGGCCATGATACTGCGCCTCGTGCCCAATGCCCGCGTCACGTTTGCCCACGGGCAGATGGACGGCGACCAGCTCGAAAAGCGCATGATGAAGTTTGTGGAGGGCGAGTATGACGTATTGGTTTCGACCAATATTATTGAGAGCGGCCTCGACATTCCGAATGCGAACACCATCATTATCAACCGGGCGCACCTCACCGGCCTGAGCGACCTGCACCAGATGCGCGGCCGGGTGGGCCGCTCGAACCGCAAGGCCTACTGCTACCTGCTGACGCCGCCGGTGGCCAACCTGCCCGCCGACGCCCGCAAGCGCCTGCACACGCTGGAGGAGTTTTCAGACCTCGGCGCGGGCTTTAACGTGGCCATGCGCGACCTCGACATTCGCGGGGCGGGCAATTTGCTGGGCGGCGAGCAGTCGGGCTTCATCAACGACCTGGGCTACGAGGCCTACCACCAGGTGCTCGACGAGGCAGTGCAGGAGTTGAAGGAAACCGAGTTTAAAGACCTGTTTCTGGGCGAAGGCAGCACCAGCCAGCAGCGCCTGCAGGTGGCTGCCGGGGCGCTGAATGGCGCCGGCGGCCCGCGCGACACCCAGATTGAAACCGACCTGCCGGTGCTCATCCCCGATACTTACGTGAACAACGTGTCGGAGCGCCTCCAGCTGTATGCCAAGCTCGACCGGGCCCAGAAGCCGGAGGAGCTGGCTAAGCTGGTGAGCAGCATGACCGACCGCTTTGGGCCGCTGCCCGAACAGGTGCAGCAGCTTGTTGATATTGTGAAGCTGCGCTGGCAGGCCGGCAAGCTGGGCTTCGAGAAGCTGACGTTGAAGCGCGAAACCCTGCGTGCCTACCTGCCCGCCGGGCCGGGACACGAGGCTTACTTTCAAGGGGAAGGCTTTGGGCGACTGCTCAACTTTGTGCAGACTCACCCGCGCACGGCCCGCATGAAAGACCAGAAAGACAAGCTTCAGCTAACCATCGATGGCATTCGCAACGTGGGCATGGCCCACCAGCTGCTGGTAGAGCTGGGGGCCGATGAAGCTGTGCTGGCTTAA
- a CDS encoding NYN domain-containing protein, whose product MNQMNSPLIRVGVFYDGNYFLKISDYYYFQHERKARISLEGLHEFIRHQVAEEEDVDVRLAQITTSHFFRGRLSATEARDKDRLFHDRLLDDILMNLGVCTHYMPLKTRDGRLQEKGIDVWLSLEALEMALHKTLDVVVLIAGDSDYVPLIRKLNTVGTRVMLLNWDFKYEDFKGETRVTRASQHLLEQATYPVAMHAVIDRGLQEQDEVVENMFVTQSEPAAFATLPAPAATNGSANGFAAAATTAAAAAASRAVRPTGPTAAGPVGTIGISTIKNLKNGFGFVVMPPNNLFFSYADLSEGDFNDLREGDWVEFTVGRNHRDEDCARNVRKVAAPNMVGDEEGDYEPSAVPQSVGAEL is encoded by the coding sequence ATGAACCAGATGAATAGTCCGCTCATCCGGGTCGGCGTTTTCTACGACGGCAATTATTTCCTTAAAATAAGCGATTATTATTATTTTCAGCATGAGCGTAAGGCCCGTATCAGTCTCGAAGGCCTGCACGAATTTATTAGGCATCAGGTAGCTGAGGAAGAAGACGTTGACGTACGTCTGGCGCAGATAACTACTTCCCATTTTTTCCGGGGCCGGCTATCGGCAACCGAAGCCCGCGACAAAGACCGACTCTTTCACGACCGCCTGCTCGACGATATTCTGATGAACCTGGGCGTGTGCACGCACTACATGCCCCTCAAAACCCGCGACGGCCGCCTGCAAGAGAAAGGCATCGACGTGTGGCTCAGCCTCGAAGCGCTCGAAATGGCGCTGCACAAAACCCTCGATGTGGTCGTGCTCATTGCCGGGGACTCCGATTACGTGCCCCTCATTCGCAAGCTCAACACCGTGGGTACCCGCGTGATGCTGCTCAACTGGGATTTCAAATACGAAGATTTCAAGGGGGAAACCCGCGTAACCCGCGCCTCGCAGCACCTGCTTGAGCAGGCCACTTACCCGGTAGCTATGCACGCCGTTATCGACCGCGGCTTGCAGGAGCAGGATGAAGTGGTGGAGAATATGTTTGTGACGCAAAGCGAGCCGGCCGCGTTTGCTACCCTGCCGGCCCCCGCAGCCACCAATGGCAGCGCCAATGGGTTTGCAGCGGCTGCTACTACAGCTGCCGCAGCCGCCGCAAGCCGGGCCGTGCGCCCCACCGGCCCCACGGCGGCCGGCCCGGTTGGCACCATCGGCATCAGCACTATTAAGAATCTGAAAAACGGCTTCGGATTTGTCGTAATGCCCCCTAACAACTTGTTTTTCAGCTACGCAGATTTATCGGAAGGCGACTTCAACGACCTGCGCGAAGGCGATTGGGTAGAATTTACCGTGGGGCGCAACCACCGCGATGAAGATTGCGCCCGCAACGTGCGCAAAGTTGCCGCTCCCAATATGGTCGGCGACGAAGAGGGTGACTACGAGCCCAGCGCCGTACCGCAGTCGGTAGGCGCAGAGCTGTAA
- a CDS encoding metal-dependent hydrolase translates to MRGSAHLAIGLITGVAVAGLVRGIPFSLPGIALAGFSALAPDLDHPESRLSQRLGFVQGYVRWAFGAAALGLAAYAYFMLRPGPDQRLSYVAALAFGLLGIGLQGGSARKLALLFTGLGTVLAGLYAQFLWLSLLGTFISLAPFTSHRTWTHTLWATAFWTYIGYLANQALGWHGVAYYAGAGYASHLLADSLTKSGVRWLMPLTDFSFKIPVLSTGTKTGNVLEAAICLGYGLLVLGLVIGRVGF, encoded by the coding sequence TTGCGCGGTTCTGCTCACCTGGCCATTGGCCTCATCACGGGCGTGGCGGTAGCCGGCCTCGTGCGCGGTATTCCGTTTTCGCTGCCCGGCATTGCGCTGGCCGGCTTCTCGGCTCTCGCCCCCGACCTCGACCACCCCGAAAGCCGGCTGAGCCAGCGCCTGGGCTTTGTGCAGGGCTACGTGCGCTGGGCCTTTGGCGCGGCGGCGCTGGGCCTGGCGGCCTATGCCTACTTTATGCTGCGGCCCGGCCCCGACCAACGCCTGAGCTACGTGGCCGCGCTGGCCTTCGGGCTGCTGGGTATCGGCCTGCAGGGCGGCTCGGCCCGGAAGCTGGCGCTGCTGTTTACGGGCCTGGGCACGGTGCTGGCGGGCCTCTACGCCCAGTTTCTGTGGCTGAGTCTGCTGGGCACGTTCATCTCGCTGGCCCCCTTTACCTCGCACCGAACCTGGACGCACACGCTCTGGGCCACGGCATTCTGGACGTATATCGGCTACCTGGCCAACCAGGCGCTGGGTTGGCACGGCGTGGCCTACTACGCCGGGGCGGGCTACGCCTCGCACCTGCTGGCCGACTCACTGACCAAATCGGGGGTGCGCTGGCTGATGCCGCTGACCGATTTCAGCTTCAAAATACCCGTGCTCAGCACTGGCACCAAGACCGGCAATGTGTTGGAAGCGGCCATCTGCCTGGGCTACGGACTGCTGGTGCTGGGCCTCGTGATTGGGCGGGTAGGGTTTTGA